In Strigops habroptila isolate Jane chromosome 2, bStrHab1.2.pri, whole genome shotgun sequence, one genomic interval encodes:
- the MLNR gene encoding LOW QUALITY PROTEIN: motilin receptor (The sequence of the model RefSeq protein was modified relative to this genomic sequence to represent the inferred CDS: inserted 1 base in 1 codon; deleted 1 base in 1 codon), with protein MAKNSASAWRERSVFKMYSVRASHGLWLGLVLLGWVLIPIMAGCLGPFMGGVVGNVPTVLVSTLSQREDTTNLCLSTMAASDLLTLLGLRIXLHGLWPWPFMQLLCCLSHCLTEGCPCVLHSTTLTMEHYLAICFPLKAKVVVTKRRVKASIGILWAFAFLSITPFFFLVSVEQPNDDPDFSRECKRTP; from the exons atggcGAAGAACTCGGCCTCCGCGTGGCGAGAGCgctctgtctttaaaatgtacT cagTGAGGGCGAGCCATGGTCTGTGGCTGGGGttggtgctgctggggtgggtgcTCATCCCCATCATGGCTGGCTGCCTGGGGCCCTTCATGGGAGGAGTGGTGGGTAATGTCCCGACGGTGCTGGTC TCTACACTGTCACAACGTGAAGACACCACCAACCTCTGCCTGAGCACCATGGCTGCCTCAGACCTGCTCACCCTCCTGGGCCTGCGCA AACTCCATGGTCTCTGGCCCTGGCCCTtcatgcagctgctgtgctgcctctcCCACTGCCTCACCGAGGGCTGCCCCTGTGTCCTCCACAGCACCACCCTCACCATGGAGCATTACCTTGCCATCTGCTTCCCCCTCAAGGCCAAGGTGGTCGTCACCAAGCGCAGGGTGAAGGCCTCCATCGGCATCCTCTGGGCCTTCGCCTTCCTCTCTATCacccccttcttcttcctggTCAGTGTGGAGCAGCCCAACGACGATCCTGACTTCAGCCGTGAGTGCAAGCGCACCCCATAG